Part of the Leptotrichia massiliensis genome, ATTGATTATATGTGTAAACAGAATAGGCAAGTCCATTTTTCTCACGAATTTCCTGAAAAAGTCTGGAACTCATTGAGCCACCAATTATATTTGCTAAAATATCTGTATATATTTTATTTTTACTGTTGTAATCTTCATTTTCATGTGAAATACAGATATTAACCTGGTTTATATCCTTTGTGACTATTTTCTTTCCAGCATTAAATGAAAAATCTATTTTATCACGTCTATCAGTCTTTTTATCGACTAATTTTGAAAAATACTGATCAATCTTTTGAATAATCTCATTTTTATCAAAATTTCCAGAAACAACAATTAAAATATTATCTTTTGTGTATCTTTCCTTGTAATATTTTCTGATTTCATCAGCAGTAAAGCCTTTTACACTTTCCTGTGTCCCAATAATAGGTTTTGAATACTGCCCGTTTATACTATCTGCATAATTCATTTCAAATACTAGATCATCTGGCGAATCCTTATACATCTTAATTTCTTCCACAATTACATCTTTTTCTTTTTCCAGTTCCTTTTCATCAATTGTAGAATTTGTAACAATGTCAAACAAAATATCCACAGATTTTCCTAGAAACTGTGTTAAGGCATTTATATAAAAAACTGTTTCTTCTTTAGTCGTATGTGCATTCACATTTGCCCCAAGATAATCAATTTCTTCAGAAATTTCAAAATAATTTCTAGTAGGAGTCCCTTTAAATACCATATGTTCTAGCACATGTGAAATTCCTTCCTCCGTATCACTTTCATCTCGTGAACCAGTTTTTACAAATACTCCAACTGAGCAGGTAGAAATACTTTCAAGTCTATCAAAAATTACTTCTATTCCACTATTTGTCTTTATTTTCTCTATCATATCATTCCCTTCTTTTTTATCTTATTCTAATTAATATTAATTTTTTCTATTAAAATTACCATGATAATTACGTTGAAATCTTGTGATTTTTTAGAATGTAAACAATTAATTTATACTACTTAAAAAAAAGAAAAACATATAAATACCTATTGACAATCACTTCATTTTATAAAAATCAAAAATATTTATTAGTATTCAGAATCTTTAAATAATTTTATTCCAACTACTAAAAATATAAGTAACGGAATGAAACATGCCGCATAAATTGGAACTGCTCCAGATACTGCCATCGAACGTAAAATCGTGCTGACACCATAATAGGCGTAACCAATTATTACAGATAATCCTATATTTACAGCTGCACCTCCCCTTACGTATCTACTTCCTAGTGAAAGTCCGATTAGACACATTACGAAAGAAGCCAATGCAAATGATATTCTGTAATAAAATTCAATTCTCAAATTTAACGAATCTGCTCCAACCCGTGTAAAATAAACTACTTTTTCACGTAATTCAGGCATTGTCAAATTCTTTGCTTTTACTGGACTTGCTAGGATATTGTCCATTGATGCGATAAATTTAAAATTCTTTGTATCAATCTGTTTTGTAACATTTGTTTTACTATCATATTCTTTTAAATCCGTAAAAGTCCATTGGTTTGTTT contains:
- a CDS encoding M16 family metallopeptidase, with product MIEKIKTNSGIEVIFDRLESISTCSVGVFVKTGSRDESDTEEGISHVLEHMVFKGTPTRNYFEISEEIDYLGANVNAHTTKEETVFYINALTQFLGKSVDILFDIVTNSTIDEKELEKEKDVIVEEIKMYKDSPDDLVFEMNYADSINGQYSKPIIGTQESVKGFTADEIRKYYKERYTKDNILIVVSGNFDKNEIIQKIDQYFSKLVDKKTDRRDKIDFSFNAGKKIVTKDINQVNICISHENEDYNSKNKIYTDILANIIGGSMSSRLFQEIREKNGLAYSVYTYNQYYLSGGLTSTYIGTNLENYEKAIEITLSEFKKLRENGVTEDELQKAKNKYMSRIAFAMENPRSRMGILGNYYIRKNEILDSEKMKNEVNAVKLEDVNNFAKTKYLTENITVLGNIK